The sequence AAAAAGGTGCTTTAGCTTGTTTGAAGAGAAAAAAGATGTTAGAACAGCAGGTCGAGCAACTTGGAAATTTTCAATTGCGAATTCATGATCAGGTGACACTGATTGAAGGTGCAAGAGTTACAACAGACACTGTTGATGCATTGAGGACTGGAGCAGCTGCTATGAAATCTATGCAGAAAGCAACTAATATTAACGATGTCGACAAGACAATGGATGAAATCAATGAGCAAACACAAAATATGAAAGAAATTCAAACCGCACTGTCAACTCCTATTGGCTATGACTTTGATGAGGATGAATTGGAGGCTGAACTCGAGGAACTAGAAGAATTAGAGTTGGAGGAACAAATTCTTGATACAGAAACAAGTTACCCTGTACCTCCAGTCCATGTCGCACAAGTAAATCAACCAAATAGTCGTCCTCTTAGCAAGAACTCCAAGGAAGAAGACGAGTTGGCTGCATTAGAGAAACTGATGGCAATCTAAACAGTGTTTGCAGATTAATTGCATATACTGTTGATGAAATCCCGGTGCTTGGTCAGCTCTAATCCATTTAATTACAGGTTTATGTTTCTGCAGTGTGCAGCAAAAATTTGCTGGTTAGAAAAATTTGTATAGGTGGGATATAAAATTTGCTGGTTATAATCTAATTTCTCATCTTGCTTCTAAATTTTTTCTAGTTTTGGCGGGGGATCTTTTGTGTCTTGAAGCACTTGGACGCATTGGAAACCAATTTGTGAATGCTGATTTCATATTACAAATTGAATagtaattaaaaataaataataaataaaataatattgagACTATTAGTCCCATATCGTCTGGGTTACATAAGATCTTGCGATTTATAATTCtaaggcctctccactcattcacAATAAGCTCTGAGTTGGATGTCTgaattctaacatggtatcagagcagacctTTATATCCTTAGGGGCTCACCATATTCTTAAGATACATAGGAGGGTATCAACGTAGATAATTTACGACAAGTCATTTGACGCGCCTTTACTCTGCGTCACCTGATTTATTGTGCACGATCAATGTAGACTATTTACGACGAGTAATTTGACCCGCGCCAgagtcacccgatttattgtacACGTGTTAGACCCGATAAGGAGCCTTTACTTTACATGGTATTAGAGTAGGCTATTTGTGACGAatcatttgaccgcgcctttaatCCGCGTCACCAAATTTTTTGTACACGTATTAGACCCAATAAGTCGCCTTTACtctgcgtcacccgatttattgtgcACGTGTTAGAACCAACAAGGCCACACGTGAGGAGGCGTGTTGAGACTGTTAGTCCGAGCAGACTATTTGtgacgagtcatttgaccgcgtcTTTACTCTACGTTACCCAATTTATTGTACAAGTGTTAGTTGCAACAAGGCTACATGTGAGGGGTGTGTTGAAACTATTAGTCCCACTGATTTGAATCACTTAAAAGGGGTTTGAGGGCGTGTTGAGACAATTAAAAGGGGTTTGAATCAAAGGATGATTAACAATAGTTTTCAATGATCATCGCCGTCACGATGGTAGTTACTGGATAAAAGGTTGTGGATTTAGAGGTGACGGAAAAGTTACCTTGGAgagagaagaaacagaagagaGAAGAGAGAGCCTCAATTTACGACAACCCAATGTATTTTTCCGGTTTATACTAACATTTTGAAGATAAAAGTTAGTAATGTTGTGGTTGACCGAAACCCAATGAAAAGAGATAATCTTACTTTTGCTTCAGTTATCATCTCCTCTGCATATCTCTTCTTTTCGTTAATGCATCAAGAGTTTCTCTCGATCCTGTAAGATTTGCACTACACCAAAATTAGGGATTAGCAACGATACATGGCAATTCCAAAGTGGGGTTGCAACAGTCTGATCTGTTGCGAAAATCGATATTGCAGTTTTTCGCAAGGGCTACATTAGCGTTGCGATTGTTTTTCGCCATTGTTTCTAACTGTTGCAactctaaaatattgcaactgtTTCACTTGAATATCGCAACAGGCTAACTAGTTGCGAAAGTTTTGTAACATCAAAAAATAGCAgttttgaccggtcaaaaccaGGTCAATATTAGAGTTCTCTATAGCAAAATCAAGTTAACCCTATTCATTTGAAATCAAATTAGTCAATAGAAATATCAAGATAGTGTTCTTAGAGTTAATTCACCATGATGAACTCCTACACAAAATGTATGAAGCACACCATAAAAATCATATGAAGGAATTTATAAACTGAGTATCACACCGAGGTTCTGACAAAACGATTTAAAGAAAAATGAACTCTCACATTCTTAGGAACTAAGGAAACCAGCTACCTAGGTGAACATTTCTGCTGCACTGAGGCACGCCCAAAGGTTGAAGTTTAAGTTGTCACCATGGGTTGTGAGGCATTTCTACTGGAGGAACCAGCAAGAACAATGTGCTAGCTAGATGTGGCACGCCCACTTCCACTGAAGCTGCTAAAATCTACAATAAAACAATGAACCAATTTACTATTAGTATTCAGTGTGCGAAATGAGAACACTATCGTTTTACTTGCCATACATGTGAATGCCTGACCCTATACACCAAGCCACATGTCAGTAAGAACAACACAAAGATGATAGCAAAGTGATATAAAGGCCTGGAGCGTTCAGAACTAGGTGAAGATCTATGCTACTCTGCAGTCCTGAATTAAGTGCATCCACTTCCGCAAGTGCAAATTTTTTCTTAGTCTTTAAAAGGCACCGAAAAGAGTGTTATGTTACTGACATATATGTGCGAGTAAAAGAGGGTGGCATCAACTTTCGTGAAACGACATGAAAAGATAATCTAGGATAGAGAGAGATAGGCAGGAGAAGCTTCTACTTACTTTTCTTTTTGCATAGCCTTCATTGCAGCCGCCCCACTTCATAGAGGTTATGATAGTCTCCACAAATTGCATTGAAGAGCTAGGTAATTTGAAAGGTGAGAATGGAAAGACTCACATGAATTGTTAGCACATGACAGCATAGAGGTTCATACTTTTCTTTACACAATTCCCAAAATTGTTTCCCATGTGAACAGTCAACAACTTCATCAGATGTTCCCTGCATAGGGATACAGAAGAGATGCATGTTATGACAGTCTCCACAAATTGCATTGAAGAGCTAGGTAATTTGAAAGGTGAGAATGGAAAGACTCACATGATTTGTTACCACAGGACAGCATAGAGTTTCATACTTCTCTTTACACAATTCCCAAAATTGTTTCCCATGTGAGCAGTCAACAACTTCATCAGATGTTCCCTGCATAGGGATATAGAAGAGATGCATGTTATGATAGTCTCCACAAATTTCATTGAAGAGCTAGGTAATTTGAAAGGTGAGAATGGAAAGACTCACATGAATTGTTACCAGGACATCTAATTAACTATATTTTGTCAATGTTCTGCACATAAACAAGAGGGAAAGAAAAGCTCAGACATACAACAGGAATAATCCAAGTCactagaaagaaagaaaaattaaatagttGAGTATAGAAACGCAACCTTGTAGATGTCAACCAGTATGGCCACTTTACAAGATACAAGTCTGATAGTATAGGGATGGAGAACAGCGGCTCTTAACTGAGGCAAACGAGTTGTTAGGATCCAGCGTGGGACCACTTCCTGTTTTGGGCCCTAGATATCTCCTAAGCACTTATATAAAACTTCTACATATGTGTACATGTTATGCTCATTTGTCTACCAAACAGGACATGTGAAATTAGAAGTTATCATATTATTGAAAAAACATATTATGCATCCAAACTTATCCCCTGGAGATAAATTTCAAACTGAGCTAAACAATATTCAACTAGTAACTTATTTTGTACAAAAAGAGACAGCTAGACTAGTTAAGTTCATATCCAAATATAGCCGATGGCAATGAAATATACATGGTAGATCAGTCTCAGTTTTCCAAATTGGAGAGATAAAGTTGCCTACAAAGAAAAAATGCACTCTGAACCAAATAATTCAAACCTATTTCATTACTTCCTCAATAAATAAAACACAAATTCAGCAGTTATGGCTTTACATTACATCCCTCAAAGATTCTAGGGAGTATCGTAGTTTTCaaaataatttcttctttctATTTCTTTTCTTATAATAAGCACACACCACCTTAACAGATGAGAGCACATAGTGAGATGTCGAAAAGAATGCAACATGTTTTTAACAAGGCACTTTGTCAATTATCTACTTTATATATGTAGGAGTACATGAATCTTACCTTTCCTCCTTCTGTTATTGAACCTTCCTTATCCATCACACAGTAAATTTGCTGAGTTTGTAACTGCAATGATACGAAGTAAGAAAGATTTCAGCACATTTCATACGCCGAACCTTAAAATGCATGAGAGGTATAAAATATAATATAATGGTAATAAATATGCTCACCACTAATATAGGACTGTTTCCCATTAGTTTAGTTTCATGGACTTCAACGTCGGATATATGTAAGATCTGCAATATCGAAAAAAAGAGATATTAACAACAGGCACCATAAAGTAGATGCCGCTGGCATTTCAAATCAAGCAGGCATCACAAAAAGCGGTTGTATTTATGCTCTTCCATTAGATAAAGGAAATAAAGTAAATACTGT is a genomic window of Papaver somniferum cultivar HN1 unplaced genomic scaffold, ASM357369v1 unplaced-scaffold_6, whole genome shotgun sequence containing:
- the LOC113343463 gene encoding vacuolar protein sorting-associated protein 32 homolog 1-like → MFTRIFRKPKKEPGVLPTLAKLHETLAMLEKKENLLLRKVSAEVDKAKEFSKAKNKKGALACLKRKKMLEQQVEQLGNFQLRIHDQVTLIEGARVTTDTVDALRTGAAAMKSMQKATNINDVDKTMDEINEQTQNMKEIQTALSTPIGYDFDEDELEAELEELEELELEEQILDTETSYPVPPVHVAQVNQPNSRPLSKNSKEEDELAALEKLMAI